The DNA sequence CCCGCGCCAAGGCAGAGGCAGCGGGCATGTCAAACGATCGCATCCATTTCGAACTGTTCGAGAACGCCGCCCCCCAGGTCGGCGACACGCCCTTTGAGGTGGAGATCGCATCGACCGGGGAGGTCCATACCGTGGCGGCAGACCAAAGCATCATCGAGGCGCTGGAGGCCGCGGGCATCGACGTGATCTACGATTGCCAGCGCGGCGACTGCGGCATCTGCCAATGCGACGTGATCAGCGGCGAACCGGATCACCGCGACGTGGTCCTGTCGGCGGAGGAACGCGCCAGCGGCAAGGTCATGCAAATCTGTGTCAGCCGGGCAAAGTCGCCCCGCCTGGTGCTGGACATATAAGGGAGGACACCATGGGCAAATACGCAGGAGATCCCGCAGCCGCGGCTGCACTGGTCGAAGGCCACCAGGTTCACCGCGATGTCTATATCGACCCTGACGTGTTCCGGCTGGAGATGAAGCACGTTTTTGCCAATGCCTGGGTCTTTGTCGGCCACGAAAGCCAGACGCCGCAAAAGGGCGATTACTTTGCGACCTCCATCGGCGACCAGCCGGTGATCCAGGTGCGCCATTCGACGGGCGACATCCACGTTCTCTACAACAGGTGTCCGCACAAGGGGACCAAGATCGTGATCGACCGGCAGGGCAATACCGGCAAGTTCTTTCGCTGTCCCTACCACGCCTGGTCTTTCAAGACAGACGGTTGTCTGCTCGCCATCCCGCTGAAGAAGGGCTACGCCGATACCGGCCTCGACCAGACTGAAGGGGCCAAGGGCATGAAAGCCGTGGGTGACGTGCGCAACTACCGGGGTTTCATCTTTGCCCGTCTGGCCGAAGAAGGCATTTCATTCGAAGATTTCTTTGGCGACAGCCTGTCGTCGCTCGACAACATGGTGGACCGCTCCCCCGCCGGACGGCTTGAGGTCGCAGGGCCGCCGCTGCGCTACATGCATCATTGCAACTGGAAGATGCTGGTGGAGAACCAGACCGACACCTGCCACCCGATGGTGGCGCATGAATCCTCCGCCGGAACGGCGGTGAAACTCTACGAAGAGCTGGACCTGCCCGAAGACGCGCCCAAACCCCCGGCGATGGAAATCATCGCGCCTTTCATGAGCCCTTATGAATTCTTCGAAAACATGGGCATCCGAACCTGGCCCAACGGGCATGGGCATACCGGCGTGAACCATTCGATTCACTCGAATTATTCCCAGATCCCCGGCTATTTCGAAGCGATGGTGGAAAGCTATGGCGCGGAAAGAGCCAAGGCGATCCTGGACGAGAATCGCCATAACACGGTCTATTTTCCAAACATCATGATCAAGGGTCCGATCCAGCAGCTGCGCATCTTCATCCCGCTGGCGGCCAACAGGACGTTGGTGGAAAGTTACATCTACCGCCTTGTTGATGCGCCGGAAGAGCTGACCGCGCGCACGGCCATGTACAACCGCATGATCAACGCGCCAACGTCCATCGTCGGCCATGACGACCTGGAGATGTACGAACGCGCGCAGGAAGGGCTCGAAGCCGACGGCCTGGAATGGGTGAACATTCAGCGCCTGCGCACGGGCGAAGAGGATTTTTCCGAAGAGGCGGTGGAGAACGGCACCACGGAACGCCAGATGCGCAACCAGTTCGACGCCTGGGTCAAGTTCATGACCCGCAACGTCCCCGCGCGGGAGGCCGCAGAATGAGCGTGACCAGGGACCAACTGATCGACTTCATCTATGACGAGGCAAGAATGCTGGACGAGGGCCGCTACACCGAATGGCTGGACCTCTGGCTGCCCGATGGACACTACTGGATGCCGCTGGACTATCAGCAGACCGATCCGCTGCACGTTACGTCCCTGATGTACGAGGACCTTTTCATGCTGAAACTGAGGGTGGAGCGGCTGAACGGCACGCGCACCTTCAGCCAGAAACCCAAAAGCCGCTGCCACCATGTGATCCAGCGCCCGTTCGTGGACGAAATGAACGGCGACAGCTTCGTCACAACCACCTTCATGCATTACGTCGAAACGCGGCTGGATGAACAGCAATTGCTGGCGATGACCGCGAAACACGATCTTGCGCTGGTCGACGGGACGCTCAGGATCGCGAACAAGCGGGTGGATATCGTCAATTGCGACGCAGCCTTCCGTAACATTCAGTTGCTGCCCTGATCGGGGATCGGATCTTTCCAAAGGTGCGGCTGCGCCGCATTCGATCTGAACGATCTTGGGGCTTCGCCCCAAACCCCGTGTATTTCCGGAACAATGAAGATGACGTGAGGCGTTATTGTCCGCTTCATTGTTCTTCAAATATACCGGGGGAGATGCGGCTTGCCGCGTCGGGGGCAGAGCCCCCAGCCGTGCCGCCGGCACGGCCGGTACAGAGATCGCCAGCAGGCCGTTTGCCGACAGATCACCGCGGCCGGCCCGGCGCATCTGGCAGTCCTGGCGGAGTTCCGGCTCGACGCATTGCCGCATCTTTTTGCCCTGTTTGTCTTCTCGACTTGCCGCGCGACCTTGGCGATGCGGGCGTCGAAAACGGTAGAGGCCGAGCCGCCCGGCGTTGTCACCACTTTTGCCGGCGCCTCGATGTCGCCTTGCATCTTTCCCCAGACCTTGCGCGGGCGACCCCGACTTTGCCTATCATCGCGCCTGCCAATCATGCACTGCCCCCGCCGAAGGCCATGGGGGCAAAGCGGTGCGGATCGTTTCCACTACTTGAAGATGTGGTTGCCTGGGTGCCAGTCTTTCGCGGTTTCGAATACTGCTAGCCCTTCAGACAAATGAAGACATGTCAAAAATGACATGTCTTCATTTGTCGTTTTGCATTGGATTGAGGGGCCTGGTCCGGGGCGTCCGGGCGCGGACCTCTGACGGCAGCTTGTCTTTGGATCAGCTTCCTGGACTGCTCCGCCGGCCACTTTAACGGGCCGCCCCGGTAATGAGGATCGCCCTGAAATCGTTCACGTTCGTCCCCGTCGGGCCGGTCATGAATAGATCATTCACCGCCCGGAACGCGACGTAGGAATCGTTGCGCTGCAACTGGCCCAGCGGATCCAGACCCGCCGCCCGCATTCGGGGCACGGAGGAGCCGTCCACCCAGGCGCCGGCGTTATCTTCGGAGCCGTCAATGCCGTCGGTATCCGCGGCGAGTGCGTGGAACCAGGGCTCTCCCTCCAGCGCCAGTGCAAGCGACAGCTGAAAGGCGCTGTTGCGCCCGCCCTTGCCGCGGTGGCGCAGGGTCACGGTGGTCTCTCCGCCGGAGAGCAATACGAGAGGGGCGGGATAGGGCGTACCTGCCGAGGCCGCTTGGCGGGCGAGCGCCGCATGGACCAGCGCCACCTCCTGCGCCTCGCCCTCGATTCGATCCGACAGGACCCAGGGTGTGACACCGGCCTCGCGCGCCTTGCGGGCGGCGGCCTCCAGCGACAGGGCGGCGGAGGCGATGATACGCGTTTCGATATTGCCTGTCGGCGCTGCCGGGTCTTCGCCTTGTTCGCGCAAATGATCGGCGCAGGCCTGCGGCAGGCTCAGGCCGCGCGCTTCGATCAGGGCCCGCACGTCTGCTGCGCTGGCGCGTCCCGGCACGGTAGGGCCGGAGGCGACCTCACCCGGCGCATCGCCCGGTACGTCCGACACGATCAGATTGCAGATCCGCGCCTCCCCCGCCAGCGCGGCCAGCCGCCCGCCATTGATCCCGCTGAACCTTTTGCGCACCGCGTTCATCACCGAGATCGGCGCGCCGGAGGACAGCAGGGCGGTGTTGAGCGCCTGGAGGTCGGCCAGGGTCAGGCCCGGCGGCGGATCGGGCAAGAGCGCGGAGCCCCCGCCGCAGATCAGGGCGATCACCAGATCGTCGGGCCCCAGGCCGCTCACGGCGGCTTTCAGCGCGGCGGCTGCGGCGAGGCCAGCGGCGTCGGGGACGGGATGGGCCGCCTCCATGACCCTGATCGACCGACAGGGCGCGCCATAGCCGTAGCGCGTCACGACCACCCCTTCGAGAGGGCCGTCCCACAGTCCTTCCAGTGCCTGTGCCAGTTGGGCCGCGCCCTTGCCCGCGCCGACCACGACGGTACGGCCCCGCGGCGCGCCGGGCAGGTTGCTGCCCAGGGCGTTCAGCGGATCGGCGGCGGCGACGGCCGCATCGAACAATCCGGACAGGAAGGCGCGGTGGTTCTCGGCCATGATCCCTCGTTCAACTGCGGAACAGGGGGCCTGCGCGTGTCAGCTCAGGCCGAAAATGTCCCGGGTAAAGACTTTGTCGCCCACGTCCGACAGGTCGTCCGAGGCGCGGTTCGCAACGATGACGTCGCTCAGCCGTTTGAAGCTTTCCAGATCGCGTATCACCGCACAACCTAGAAATGTTTCCTCGTCGCAGGCGGGTTCGAAGATCACCACCCTTACCCCCTCTGCGAGGATACGGCGAATCACACCCTGGACAGAACTCTGGCGGAAGTTGTCGGACCCTGCCGTCATCACCAGCCGACGAATACCGTCCAGCTGCGCCTGCGCGGATCGGGGTCGCAGCCCTCGATATCCTCGGGGGTATTCATGACTTCGGCCAGCGCATGGCCGTCCATCCTGCCAAATACCGCGGCTTCGCGCCGGGCAAGGTAGGTATAGGAGAACGGTTTTATGGATTCCGCCTCTTCCGGACCGGCGAAGAGCACTTGTGTATCCCTGATCACCGCGCCTTATGCCAGCAGGCTGGCAAAGACCCTGACTTCCTGGCGCTGCGATCCGATCCCGAAAACCGCGATCTTCCCAGAATTCAGTTTCGGCAAATATGGCGCAAACCAGCCACACCTTCGATGAGCGCCGACAGCATGCCCCCCGCTCCGCAAATGTTCCCGGTGCCATTCTGCGCATACGCGTTGCGGGAGAGAACAATGCCGCGTGAAAAAGGCGGGAAGTCAGTTCAGGAGATATGCTGGATCGCTGTGAACCCTTCGAAGGTTGGCGTGCCTTCGTGCAGCTTTGCGGGGCCGCCCGCGCCCTTGTGCGCGGCGTGAAACGCCGCGCTGCGGGTCCAGTCCTGAAAGGCGCCTTCAGAGGCCCAGACGGTGTGCGAGGCAAAAAGCACTTTGCCGTCATTCTCAGGCCCGCGCAGCATGTGGAACTCGACAAAGCCCTCCGTCTCCTTGAGGTGGCTGTCGCGTCCCAGCCAGAGCGCCTCGAAAGCCTC is a window from the Sulfitobacter sp. THAF37 genome containing:
- a CDS encoding antibiotic biosynthesis monooxygenase, giving the protein MYIAMNRFTVPLENAEAFEALWLGRDSHLKETEGFVEFHMLRGPENDGKVLFASHTVWASEGAFQDWTRSAAFHAAHKGAGGPAKLHEGTPTFEGFTAIQHIS
- a CDS encoding aromatic-ring-hydroxylating dioxygenase subunit beta, which encodes MSVTRDQLIDFIYDEARMLDEGRYTEWLDLWLPDGHYWMPLDYQQTDPLHVTSLMYEDLFMLKLRVERLNGTRTFSQKPKSRCHHVIQRPFVDEMNGDSFVTTTFMHYVETRLDEQQLLAMTAKHDLALVDGTLRIANKRVDIVNCDAAFRNIQLLP
- a CDS encoding glycerate kinase produces the protein MAENHRAFLSGLFDAAVAAADPLNALGSNLPGAPRGRTVVVGAGKGAAQLAQALEGLWDGPLEGVVVTRYGYGAPCRSIRVMEAAHPVPDAAGLAAAAALKAAVSGLGPDDLVIALICGGGSALLPDPPPGLTLADLQALNTALLSSGAPISVMNAVRKRFSGINGGRLAALAGEARICNLIVSDVPGDAPGEVASGPTVPGRASAADVRALIEARGLSLPQACADHLREQGEDPAAPTGNIETRIIASAALSLEAAARKAREAGVTPWVLSDRIEGEAQEVALVHAALARQAASAGTPYPAPLVLLSGGETTVTLRHRGKGGRNSAFQLSLALALEGEPWFHALAADTDGIDGSEDNAGAWVDGSSVPRMRAAGLDPLGQLQRNDSYVAFRAVNDLFMTGPTGTNVNDFRAILITGAAR
- a CDS encoding aromatic ring-hydroxylating dioxygenase subunit alpha; its protein translation is MGKYAGDPAAAAALVEGHQVHRDVYIDPDVFRLEMKHVFANAWVFVGHESQTPQKGDYFATSIGDQPVIQVRHSTGDIHVLYNRCPHKGTKIVIDRQGNTGKFFRCPYHAWSFKTDGCLLAIPLKKGYADTGLDQTEGAKGMKAVGDVRNYRGFIFARLAEEGISFEDFFGDSLSSLDNMVDRSPAGRLEVAGPPLRYMHHCNWKMLVENQTDTCHPMVAHESSAGTAVKLYEELDLPEDAPKPPAMEIIAPFMSPYEFFENMGIRTWPNGHGHTGVNHSIHSNYSQIPGYFEAMVESYGAERAKAILDENRHNTVYFPNIMIKGPIQQLRIFIPLAANRTLVESYIYRLVDAPEELTARTAMYNRMINAPTSIVGHDDLEMYERAQEGLEADGLEWVNIQRLRTGEEDFSEEAVENGTTERQMRNQFDAWVKFMTRNVPAREAAE